GCAGCAGGAACTGCGCGTCGTTGTGCGCTCCGATGCCGCCGATCCACATGAGCAGGCCGCTCAGCACCGGGTATTCGACCGCGCCGCCGGTGAGCTGGCCGTCCGGGGTGATGCCGCCGGTCAGATACGGGAAAACGTGCTCGTCGATACCGCGGCCCAGCCACAGGTACTGAATGTCGGAATAACAGACGTTCGAATCCTTGATCACGTCGAAGAGCACGCTGCGCCCGGACGCCTCGAACGTCCCGCCCGCGCACCGCGCCTTGTTCAGATAACCGATCACCACGGTGATGGCGCACACGACCGTCGAGAAGACAGCGATCGTGCGACCCGAATCGCGACGGCGGGAAACCGTTTCGCTGACGACGGGTCGGTTCGACATGCGCCCCACCCTAGGCCGCCTTCCGGCGTGCCGATACCCCCGTCGGACCGCCGCCGCGCCTCATGTAGCCTTGTCGGGTTGCTGACGCAACGAACCCTCCTGCCCACGGACAGTCCGTGGGCCGTTCACAGTCCACAGGAGGTGATGAGGTCCGTGCGTCATTATGAAGTGATGGTCATTCTCGATCCGAGCCAGGACGAGCGCACCGTCGGCCCGAATCTGAACACCATGCTCGGTGTCATCGGTGCCGAGGGCGGCAAGGTCGACAACGTCGACATCTGGGGTCGCCGTCGTCTCGCCTACGAGATCAACAAGCAGGCCGAGGGCATCTACGCGGTCGTCACCCTGACCGCCGAGCCCGCGACCGTGAGC
This sequence is a window from Nocardia yunnanensis. Protein-coding genes within it:
- the rpsF gene encoding 30S ribosomal protein S6, which translates into the protein MRHYEVMVILDPSQDERTVGPNLNTMLGVIGAEGGKVDNVDIWGRRRLAYEINKQAEGIYAVVTLTAEPATVSELDRQLGLNESVLRTKVLRTDKK